The Acidobacteriota bacterium sequence TATTCCAGCGCGGCCTGGGACGATGCCGTCGCGATCTGCCTGCGAATCAGTTCGGCCTCCAGCGTTTTCTGCGTGAATTCCACTTCGGCGACGGCCCCGGTCCCGGTCAACGGCGCCTTTCTCTTCAACTCGTCGAGGACGAGATCCAGGCGCGTCTCCAGTTCTCTCACCCGGAGGACCGAAACCCGGAGCGCCCGGGTGTCGGCAGGCCCCTCCCCGGGCAGGGGCAGGTTTCCTTTCAATTCATCCAGGAGGATGTTCAGCCGCTCTTCGAATTCCTTTACGCTCGAAACGGCCACTTCGAGCCCTTGCCGTTCCACGTCCTGTTCGAGTTCGCACAGGACCTGCCCGGCGGAGACGTCCTGCCCTTCCCGGACAAAAACCCGCTCGACGCGACGGGCCTGTTGAGGCGCGACGAACACCTCCCGGTCGAGCGGTTCGACGAGGCCGTACACACGAACGGGCGCCGCCTCCAGCGACGGCGTCCGGCCGGGCGCAGGCGGAGCGGACGCTTTTCGCAGCGACAGCTGAATGTAGGAAATACCGATCACCACCACGAGGACGAGAATCAGAAAACCCACAAGGGTGCGGAGCTTTTTCATTGGCCTTCTTTCGCCTCCACGTAGCGCTCCCGGGTGTCGGAGACAATGGTCCCGCTTTCGATCTTGACCAGGCGGTCGGCGTAAGGGAAAACCCGTGCATCGTGCGAGACGACGATGACCACCCTGCGCTCCTCGATCGCGATCCGCTTCAGGATGGCCATGACCGCCTGTCCGCTTTCCGCATCCAGGGCCGATGTCGGCTCGTCGCAGAGAAGGATGGCCGGGTCCTTGATCAAGGCCCGCGCCAGGGAAGCCCGTTGCTTCATCCCGCCGGAAAGAAGCCTGGGCTGCATGTGGGCCGTCCCCTCGAGACCGAGGGCTTTCAGCAGCCCGTCCGCCTTGTCGCGGAAATGAGGCGGCAGGCGGGCGCCCTGGACGGCAAACGCCAGCGCGACGTTTTCCAGGACGGTCAAGCCTTCGATCAGCATCGGCTGCTGAAAGACAAAGCCGAATTTTTGCAACCGGAGCCGTGCGGCCTCCTCGTCCGAGAGGGATGTGACCTCCCGTCCGTCCAGGTGCAGTGACCCTTCGGAGGGACGCAGGACCAGCCCCAGGATGGAAAGAAGCGTGGTCTTGCCGCTGCCGGACGGCCCGGAGAGCACCGTCAACGCACCCGGCTCGAACTCCAGGTTGGTCGGGAACAGCACCCGCCGCATCTGGCGGCCGTCGG is a genomic window containing:
- a CDS encoding biotin/lipoyl-binding protein, with the translated sequence MVVIGISYIQLSLRKASAPPAPGRTPSLEAAPVRVYGLVEPLDREVFVAPQQARRVERVFVREGQDVSAGQVLCELEQDVERQGLEVAVSSVKEFEERLNILLDELKGNLPLPGEGPADTRALRVSVLRVRELETRLDLVLDELKRKAPLTGTGAVAEVEFTQKTLEAELIRRQIATASSQAALEYSQKSLEADLLRRQIETARAEAKRKKRELDNLSLRSPVQGRLYKFDVRLGEQLTPQDYQRIVIGKPGKQVRLFVESFWHDRVRTGDVFQVQDADTRRSIGAGKVVAVSGYVGSRDFRSEDTFERLDTKYTQAILQLEGTASVPLGKLVLCTRDNGR
- a CDS encoding ABC transporter ATP-binding protein, giving the protein MAVLKLEKIARDFSDGRQMRRVLFPTNLEFEPGALTVLSGPSGSGKTTLLSILGLVLRPSEGSLHLDGREVTSLSDEEAARLRLQKFGFVFQQPMLIEGLTVLENVALAFAVQGARLPPHFRDKADGLLKALGLEGTAHMQPRLLSGGMKQRASLARALIKDPAILLCDEPTSALDAESGQAVMAILKRIAIEERRVVIVVSHDARVFPYADRLVKIESGTIVSDTRERYVEAKEGQ